A window of the Oncorhynchus masou masou isolate Uvic2021 chromosome 13, UVic_Omas_1.1, whole genome shotgun sequence genome harbors these coding sequences:
- the tsen34 gene encoding tRNA-splicing endonuclease subunit Sen34, protein MDSPEQKITKTVSRVDASKESMANSRQVIGINFCGPTPLMWRADELKSVRELGIIGTLVGSLARQPRQNTRLGRPLELLPAEVRLMADMGRAAVIPDSTNEDPEVNPEQVEQYHAGLENSFQEQGALALEDRKTTLMRVMTKKHNENSGSQEDSDGAVRDRLEALAHGFSFPRTAMAVQLCTARAGLSHCPEVRRFLAADWPIPRDERSETRFRVFRDLRRQGFYLTSAGKFGGDYLVYPGDPLRFHAYFIVVCISMDESMPLCDVLAIARLGSNVKKTVLLCSSGGSQEDDGEEVVYTSLQWSGMV, encoded by the exons ATGGATTCGCCGGAGCAAAAGATAACGAAAACTGTGTCCAGAGTGGACGCGAGTAAAGAAAGCATGGCGAACAGCCGCCAGGTCATCGGAATAAACTTCTGTGGGCCCACGCCTCTGATGTGGCGTGCGGACGAGTTGAAATCAGTCCGTGAACTGGGAATCATAGGGACCCTGGTGGGGTCTCTGGCCCGACAACCTAGGCAGAACACCCGGCTGGGGAGACCCCTCGAGCTGCTGCCGGCGGAGGTGCGACTGATGGCGGACATGGGGAGAGCTGCAGTTATTCCTGACTCGACA AATGAGGATCCCGAGGTGAATCCAGAGCAAGTGGAGCAGTATCATGCAGGACTGGAGAACAGCTTTCAGGAACAGGGTGCCTTGGCCTTGGAGGACAGGAAGACAACATTAATGAGAGTTATGACTAAGAAACATAACG AGAATTCTGGAAGCCAGGAGGATTCGGACGGTGCGGTGAGAGATCGTCTCGAAGCTCTGGCCCACGGCTTCTCATTCCCTCGCACGGCCATGGCGGTACAACTGTGCACAGCCCGAGCAGGACTCTCTCACTGTCCCGAGGTGCGCCGTTTCCTGGCCGCAGACTGGCCCATACCACGGGACGAGAGGTCTGAAACCCGGTTCCGAGTGTTCAGGGACCTGAGACGCCAGGGCTTTTACCTCACCTCGGCCGGGAAGTTTGGGGGAGACTACCTGGTGTACCCAG GTGACCCCCTCCGTTTCCACGCCTATTTCATTGTCGTGTGCATCTCCATGGACGAATCGATGCCCCTGTGTGACGTTCTGGCCATTGCCAGGCTAGGGTCCAATGTGAAGAAGACTGTCCTCCTGTGTTCGTCAGGGGGAAGCCAGGAAGATGACGGGGAGGAGGTGGTGTACACATCACTACAGTGGAGTGGAATGGTGTAG